The stretch of DNA GTGTTTGGCGAAGCGCTGGCCATCCTGGCGGGCGACGCCCTGCAGACCCAGGCTTATGAAGTGCTGGCCCGTCTGCACTGCCCGGCCGAGGCGCGCGTCAAGATCATTGAAGAGATCGCGCGCGGCACGGGCACCGTGGATGGCATGATCGGCGGGCAGGTCAAAGACCTGGAAGCTGAGCGCCAGAAGCCCGATGCGGCCACTTTGGAGTACATTCATCGTTCTAAGACCGGCGCTCTCATCACCGCCAGCCTGGTCAGCGGCGGAATGTATGCCGGCGGATCATCCGCTGAGATCCAGCGCCTGCGCGACTTCGGACGCGCTATAGGTTTGGCCTTTCAGATCGTGGACGACGTGCTCGACGTGACCCAGTCTTCTGAACAACTGGGCAAGACCGCCGGCAAAGACACCGCGTCAGAAAAAGCCACTTACCCGGCTTTGTTCGGACTTGAAGAG from Terriglobia bacterium encodes:
- a CDS encoding polyprenyl synthetase family protein, which encodes MLKEILEQGQQRIDHTLDKLLPAPTEQPETIHQAMRHSVFAGGKRLRPILCMEAARMVAGRLPEGADELGSALEMLHTYSLIHDDLPALDNDDLRRGKPTCHVVFGEALAILAGDALQTQAYEVLARLHCPAEARVKIIEEIARGTGTVDGMIGGQVKDLEAERQKPDAATLEYIHRSKTGALITASLVSGGMYAGGSSAEIQRLRDFGRAIGLAFQIVDDVLDVTQSSEQLGKTAGKDTASEKATYPALFGLEESLRQADALVASGCSALDFFGERASVLKELAHFLIQRKK